The Pseudarthrobacter sulfonivorans genome includes a window with the following:
- a CDS encoding thiamine pyrophosphate-dependent enzyme: MSTTTTAGHLIVAQLERAGVKRVYGVPGESFLDVLDGLHGSSIETVVTRHEGGAGFMALAEGRLTDLPGVAMVTRGPGAANAFIAIHTAHQDATPMILFVGLIPVADRGRESFQEFDINAWFGSTAKKVVTLDDAASAARVVDDAIFTALSGRPGPVVIGLPEDVLVHAIESGTVEPRKVSRPAPAAPDLAQLEARLAGASKPLIVVGGEGWTQESGEALARWAARHGVPVVADFRAYDAVPHRSDAYAGFLGYGRSDANAARLEAADLIVFLGCVRGDVLSDGYTRGLDAHTVVVNADADLLGHFGRMDQHITADVTAFSTVLAGLESAVRPVAGWFADARADYLKFSSAQPDGGAGVDLGVVMEILSQEMADDAVLTFGAGNHALWPARYLRHNSANSLAAPRNGAMGMGIPAAVAASLAYPGRQVISVAGDGCFMMNGQEIATAMGHGAKFIVLVVDNGIFATIREHQEAHYPGRPSGTHMTNPDFAALARSYGGYGERIEKAEDFAGAFRRAVESGLPAVLHLPQDPTTRSPKSN, translated from the coding sequence TTGAGCACAACAACCACCGCCGGCCACCTGATTGTGGCCCAGCTCGAACGTGCCGGCGTCAAGCGGGTCTACGGCGTCCCCGGCGAAAGCTTCCTGGATGTCCTGGACGGCCTGCACGGCTCCTCCATTGAAACCGTCGTGACCAGGCATGAAGGCGGTGCCGGGTTCATGGCACTCGCTGAAGGCCGCCTCACCGACCTGCCCGGTGTAGCCATGGTGACCCGTGGCCCCGGAGCGGCCAACGCCTTCATCGCCATCCACACCGCACACCAGGACGCCACCCCCATGATCCTCTTCGTGGGCCTCATCCCCGTGGCGGACCGCGGCCGCGAATCCTTCCAGGAATTCGACATCAACGCCTGGTTCGGCAGCACCGCCAAGAAAGTGGTAACACTCGACGACGCCGCTTCCGCCGCCCGCGTCGTGGACGACGCCATCTTCACCGCACTGAGCGGACGCCCCGGACCCGTGGTGATCGGACTCCCCGAAGACGTCCTGGTCCACGCCATTGAATCCGGGACCGTGGAACCGCGCAAGGTCTCCCGCCCGGCCCCGGCCGCCCCGGACCTGGCACAGCTCGAAGCCCGGCTCGCCGGCGCCAGCAAGCCCCTCATCGTGGTGGGCGGCGAAGGCTGGACGCAGGAATCCGGCGAAGCGCTGGCCCGCTGGGCTGCCCGTCACGGCGTCCCCGTCGTCGCGGATTTCCGCGCCTACGACGCCGTGCCGCACCGTTCCGACGCCTACGCCGGCTTCCTCGGCTACGGCCGCAGCGACGCCAATGCGGCCCGGCTTGAGGCGGCGGACCTGATTGTCTTCCTCGGCTGCGTCCGCGGCGACGTTCTCTCCGACGGTTACACGCGCGGCCTCGACGCCCACACCGTAGTGGTCAACGCAGACGCCGATCTCCTGGGCCACTTCGGCCGGATGGACCAGCACATCACCGCCGACGTCACGGCGTTCTCCACAGTGCTGGCCGGCTTGGAGTCCGCGGTGCGGCCGGTGGCCGGCTGGTTCGCCGACGCCCGTGCCGACTACCTCAAGTTCTCCTCCGCCCAGCCGGACGGCGGGGCCGGCGTGGACCTCGGCGTCGTGATGGAAATCCTGAGCCAGGAAATGGCCGACGACGCCGTCCTGACCTTCGGTGCCGGCAACCACGCCCTCTGGCCGGCCCGCTACCTGCGACACAACAGTGCGAACTCCCTGGCCGCGCCGCGGAACGGTGCGATGGGCATGGGGATCCCGGCAGCGGTGGCCGCCTCGCTGGCCTACCCGGGCCGGCAGGTCATTTCGGTGGCCGGTGACGGCTGCTTCATGATGAACGGCCAGGAAATCGCCACTGCCATGGGCCACGGCGCGAAGTTCATCGTGCTGGTGGTGGACAACGGCATCTTTGCCACGATCCGTGAACACCAGGAAGCCCACTACCCGGGCCGCCCCTCCGGCACTCACATGACCAACCCGGACTTCGCTGCACTGGCCCGCTCTTACGGCGGCTACGGCGAGCGGATTGAGAAGGCTGAGGACTTCGCCGGTGCGTTCCGCCGCGCCGTCGAATCCGGTTTGCCCGCCGTGCTGCACCTGCCGCAGGATCCCACCACCCGTTCCCCCAAGAGCAACTGA